Genomic DNA from Fibrobacter sp. UWP2:
CCGACGCCGATGCGGTGGTTGGCTTTCGCGAAGCCTTGGTGGAACTCCGTGCGGAGGGCTTTGAACTCGCCCTGCACGGTTACAAGCACAAGGCTGAGTTCAGCCAGGGCCGCAGCTACATGGGGCTTATCGGCATGAACCTCACGCATGGCGAGGCGGAATTCGCCGGCTTGAGCGAATTCGAGTCCACTCGACTTTTGCAGGCGGGGCTTGCCGCCTGGAACGAACTTTTGGGTGTCGACGCCAAGGCCGAGGGCGGAGCCATCGCGCCGGTCGCATTCATCCCTCCAACCTGGTACAGCAACAAGTATTTGCCGCACCAGGTGCACGCTCTAAAAATGTTGTACGAAGACCGCTTTTCTTTGACGACGGCCAAGGGCCGCCGTTACGCGTCGGCGGTATCGAGTTTTGCGGGAATTCCGCGCTTTGCCGAAAAGCTGGCGTTCTCCTTTGGGCAGTTCGTTTTGTCGCTC
This window encodes:
- a CDS encoding DUF2334 domain-containing protein; protein product: MARKFLLCFHDFSVWNYQKCVPVLHSLAELTGRPFSVLVIPSTEGADADAVVGFREALVELRAEGFELALHGYKHKAEFSQGRSYMGLIGMNLTHGEAEFAGLSEFESTRLLQAGLAAWNELLGVDAKAEGGAIAPVAFIPPTWYSNKYLPHQVHALKMLYEDRFSLTTAKGRRYASAVSSFAGIPRFAEKLAFSFGQFVLSLPVGLPRIALHPVDFPRLTGEVRDLVRIALNNNRKLVHYSEL